The following proteins are encoded in a genomic region of [Eubacterium] hominis:
- a CDS encoding MurR/RpiR family transcriptional regulator produces MSNIRIQLLNIINRESPDSMNFIIAQYILENLERKKVVSTKELADECKVSKSSISRFCRKLGYEDFLELQIAIGSYNSFIEERFTDLKGENTHALIQNYFLDIKEIINHLDQSLEVEVLEELVKDIHDYERVALMGHVQSSFPAFSLQHYLTILHKFVYSTQDLNEQKEMLETLDDRNLIIIFSAGGKFIERVLDRMNVMNRKHLPKIYIITANKTKHLSFVYKYIELKDSFNYTSPIILDMYSNLISLIYRKKYSDS; encoded by the coding sequence ATGAGTAATATACGTATTCAATTATTGAATATCATAAATAGAGAGTCCCCTGATTCTATGAATTTTATCATTGCTCAATACATTCTTGAAAACTTAGAACGTAAAAAAGTAGTTTCCACAAAAGAGCTTGCGGATGAATGTAAAGTATCAAAATCATCAATTAGTCGGTTTTGTAGAAAACTTGGATATGAGGATTTCTTAGAACTACAAATCGCAATTGGAAGTTATAATTCTTTTATCGAAGAAAGATTTACTGATTTAAAAGGTGAAAATACGCACGCGCTCATTCAAAATTATTTTTTAGATATAAAAGAAATTATAAATCATTTAGATCAATCCCTTGAAGTTGAAGTGCTAGAAGAACTTGTGAAAGATATCCATGATTATGAAAGAGTTGCCTTGATGGGACATGTTCAATCAAGTTTTCCAGCATTTTCTTTACAACATTATTTAACAATCTTACATAAGTTTGTTTATTCTACACAGGATCTTAATGAACAAAAAGAAATGTTAGAAACACTGGATGATAGAAATCTTATTATCATTTTTTCTGCAGGAGGTAAATTTATTGAGCGTGTACTTGATCGAATGAATGTGATGAATCGAAAGCATCTTCCTAAAATATACATAATTACTGCCAATAAAACCAAACATCTTTCTTTTGTGTATAAATACATTGAATTGAAGGATAGTTTTAACTATACATCACCTATCATACTAGATATGTATTCCAATTTAATATCCTTGATATATAGGAAAAAGTATTCCGATAGCTAG
- a CDS encoding family 1 glycosylhydrolase, which produces MNYPFKMFWGSASADFQYEGGFHEGNRGLITHDIVTDGSHERPRRITYQMPDGTLGSSAYRDPIPANAIGCVHEDVYYPSHHAVDFYHHYKEDIKLLADMGLSMMRFGICWTRIFPTGLEEKPNEEGLQFYENVVDECLKYGIEPMITICHDELPLYLANTYDGWSDRILIDCYVKLCKALFERFKGKVKYWLTFNELNVLQGFSHLGTRNSDAQTTWQAIHHVFIASAKAKILAKEMMPDAMLGAMFATSPAYPSTCHPDDQMAWMAQRRRLFYFSDVMLRGYYPSYAQSIWNEYDVVIKMKEEDVDILKEGTLDFYSFSCYRSTTVDRNDKLGIIALPFGKNPYLKSTPWGWPIDPVSIRYVLNEVYDRYQKPLFIVENGLGEVDQPDENHYVNDTYRIAYLNDHFLEIKKAVEIDHVEVLGYTMWGGIDLVSLSTGEMKKRYGWIYVDMDDKGNGTKNRYPKASYYWMKEFIQSNGNNLVIKDERGKKYE; this is translated from the coding sequence ATGAATTACCCATTTAAAATGTTTTGGGGAAGTGCGAGTGCTGACTTCCAATATGAAGGAGGATTTCATGAAGGCAATAGAGGTCTAATAACGCATGATATCGTTACGGATGGCTCTCATGAAAGACCTAGAAGGATTACTTATCAGATGCCAGATGGCACATTAGGATCATCTGCTTATCGTGATCCAATACCTGCAAATGCAATAGGCTGTGTTCATGAAGATGTATATTATCCAAGTCATCATGCTGTAGACTTTTATCATCATTATAAAGAAGATATTAAGCTTTTAGCTGATATGGGATTAAGCATGATGCGATTTGGTATTTGCTGGACAAGAATATTTCCAACAGGATTAGAAGAAAAACCTAATGAAGAAGGGTTACAGTTTTATGAGAATGTCGTTGATGAATGCTTGAAGTATGGAATTGAGCCTATGATTACCATTTGTCATGATGAACTTCCACTTTATTTGGCTAATACATACGATGGTTGGTCTGATCGAATATTGATTGACTGTTATGTTAAATTATGTAAAGCTCTATTTGAAAGATTCAAAGGAAAAGTTAAATATTGGCTGACATTTAATGAATTAAATGTACTACAAGGATTCTCCCATTTAGGGACACGAAATTCTGATGCTCAGACAACTTGGCAGGCAATACATCATGTATTCATTGCTAGCGCAAAAGCTAAAATCTTAGCTAAAGAAATGATGCCAGATGCAATGCTTGGCGCAATGTTTGCGACAAGTCCTGCGTATCCTAGTACATGTCATCCAGATGATCAAATGGCTTGGATGGCGCAAAGAAGAAGATTGTTCTATTTCTCAGATGTAATGTTGAGAGGTTATTATCCTAGCTATGCACAAAGTATTTGGAATGAATATGATGTTGTTATAAAAATGAAAGAAGAAGATGTAGATATATTAAAAGAAGGAACATTGGATTTTTATTCATTTAGCTGTTATCGATCTACAACGGTTGATCGAAATGACAAATTAGGAATTATCGCTTTACCTTTTGGCAAGAATCCTTATCTAAAATCAACGCCATGGGGATGGCCAATTGATCCAGTAAGCATACGTTATGTATTAAATGAAGTATATGATCGCTATCAAAAGCCATTGTTTATTGTGGAAAATGGATTAGGTGAAGTAGATCAACCCGATGAAAATCATTATGTCAATGATACATATCGAATCGCGTATTTAAATGATCATTTCTTAGAGATAAAAAAAGCTGTTGAAATCGATCATGTTGAAGTGTTAGGTTATACAATGTGGGGTGGTATTGATCTTGTATCTTTAAGTACTGGTGAAATGAAAAAACGCTATGGCTGGATATATGTTGATATGGATGATAAAGGAAATGGAACAAAAAACAGATATCCTAAAGCTTCCTATTATTGGATGAAAGAATTTATTCAATCAAATGGAAATAATTTAGTGATAAAAGATGAAAGAGGGAAAAAATATGAATAA